The DNA region ataactctatgaaatgattttgtaatgtatagcCCAATACGTTTCATCAATAACTGTTTTAATCATACAACTGCTGaagattaaataaatacaagtagTAAGAAATCgttttttgaatattatgaggcgATAAAAAatcccttcgggctttattggatttgatcatacACAGTACATTACAGGAAATTATTTCAGGAACAGAATTTCCCGAGTGTGTCCGCTTTCAGTTGGAACAACGAGCTTGATATGCGTGACATACCCACATTTTGCCTTGATATGTTATATCAAAAGTTtacaaaaggaaaatatataactatatattcagttttgaaaatttaacacaaaAGATACGAAAAAAATAGTTCCCTAatttttggtggtatcgaacccacaacctaaataCTAAAGATCTATAAAGTTACCTATTGTCTGGTGATAATACCACTGAGCCATCTCAATCACAACAAAGTGTGTGTTTTAAATGCTATTATAATATGATACtatggccacgaatttacggacttatattactttttttaaaacgtcCAATGGTTGGGATAcaatatgacatttttaaagtataatgggccatctctccacgtttttgttgaatgaaaattatttatttagactatgacaGAAATATgtagctcagacccactctaaaAGAGAAAAGGCATTGGAGTCCTAAAAATgccactatttggaggttttgacacacATTCTCTTGTGTAAATCAAGCTATTCCAAATATTTATCATACGTTAGGGCTTGAATTAATTTCGATATTGTTTCCACACTTCGAGGCCAACTCGAAGGACGCACTACTCCAGACTCcagcaacaacaacaataatATCTCAAGGCCGAATGACCCTAAGCCCacatacatctctctctctctctctctctctctctctctctctctctctctctctctctctctctctctctctctcatttacaTTGAATCAGATTATAAACACGCCATACTGTTTACTTGAAGAATCTGACATAGTATGGATCTCACCAGGATATCAATTTCTTTGAACTTATGAAAAATAcgttaaaaagaaacaaacaaagcGAGACAACTGCGGGGTTTCtttacaaccccccccccccccccccaatgctGCCAGCACAAGATTCCCTTTACTGCTATATTATTAGTGAAGCGGGCGAATTTCTTGTTAACAGAGCTAATAATAGTTTTTAGTGCCccacctttttttaaaaatctagatAATCATGAGGTGTATAGCTGTTGACAAACAGACAATATAATACAATGAAAATATCGTGTACAAGAATAACCAAAAACCACTATATCGAAGCTAAATGGCCGTTTTGATCgatgttcaataaaatgtaagtgtttgaaaataaaaactttccTGGAAAAGAACACTATACtatcaacatttaaaattggttaaaaaatatgtttatgaaaaaattatgaaaaagaattaaaaatacgCAAGGTGAGGTGAAATTTATAAGGAAGATAAATTCagaatttatgtacatgtatttaaaactaAACTGAACACAAGATAAGTAAGTTATAAGGAAAAGTCAAGATCAGAAATTTATGATACAGTTAAATAATTGTTCCCATTAAAACTATACATAAACACTAAAAGATAGATAACTCCTCTCTGTCGtctttgttgttttaatttagtGCACTGATGTTGTTCATTGGTATTTCTGCGAAGTGAAATCCACGCTGAACATATAGTGGACTATACATCCACTAAAAAGATTCTCAACCCATGggtggattttttaaaagtttgtatcTAAACGATTTcttatgacattttttaaaaaaaataattaaatgcatgtatacatacatTCATGAACTGTTATTCATTGTAGATTTCAAACATGTCATCAATGAGCCGcgtaagaaaaataaaaacccaaCAAGATAGgcgaataaggcgtgtaaaatgcctataTAAAGACGGATACGATACTAAGTActgaaatttaaatatgaacaaatttgataatttaaaaaaatcatgcaaaACAATATTGCAAtccttaaatattttcaatgcttaAAGTATGTTGGTTAAAACTGGTGTATGCGAATCAAACCCTCCAAATAGTGTCCTTTTTAAGAATTTCAATGccttacattttctttttagagaagtggcgtcggaagcaaattgaaagggggggggggctagacttataaatcttgacaagcaagaAAAAAAGCCCTCCTCCCCTCCAaagttccgacgcctatgtagaGGGGGTCATGTAACTTTTAACCTGCCAGACTAGCTGACAGATAGGAAAACCATTACCTAGTATACCCTCTTTGGATATTACTGAAATTTTAAGTCTGTAATTGGACGTCTGACTACTTGTCCGTAACATTGACGTCTTTGactatatatacaaatgtactagCATATTGCAAGTCCATAACGTGGACTTCTTTGGAAGTCTATATGACTTTATTGCACGTCCATAACATGGACTTTTGAGGAAGAGTATTTGATTACATTGCACGTCCTTAAAATGGACTTCTTTAGGAGtctatttgatttcattgcacGTCCATAACATGGACTTCTTTGGGagtttatttaacaacattgcaCGTCTATAAAACGGACATCTTTTGGAGTCTATTTGACTACATTGCACGTCCATAACATGGACTTTTGTGGAAGTCTATTTGACTAAATTGCATGTCCATAACATGGACTTTTGTGGAAGTCTATTTGATTACATTGCACATCCATAACATGGACTTCTTTGGAagtttttatgattaaattgCAGGTCCAAAACATGGACCTCTTTGGAAGTCTATTTGATTCCATTGCATGTCCATAAGATGGACTTTTGTGGAAGTCTATTTGAGTACATTGCACTTCCATAACATGGACTTCTTTAAAGTCTATTTGATTATATTGTAGGTCCATAACATGGACTTTTGTGGAAGTCTATTTGACTACATTGCACGTCCATATCTTTGACTTCTTTGGAAGTCTTTATGATTACATTGCATGTCCATAACATGGACTTTTGTGGAAGTCTATTTGATTACATTGCACGTCCATAACATGGACTTTTGTGGAAGTCTATTTGACTACATTGCATGTCCATAAAATGGACTTCTTTGGGAGTCTATTTGACTACACTGTACGTCCATAACATGGATTTCTTCGGGAGTCTATTTGACTACATTGCATGTCCATAATTATAACATGGACTTTTGTGGAAGTCTATTTGACTACATTGCACGTCCATAAAATGGACTTCTTTATTTAGGTAGTCTTTTTGACTACATTTCATGTCCAAAAGGTGGACTTCTTGGTAGTCTCTCTGACTATGTTGTGAGTCTGTAGTCGTTGActacattgcaggaaaaatcaTAAATCTAAATATAATGACAATGAAACCAATTACTTTCAGTCTcttttttaatgtaatacaTAAAGAATCAAGAACAATAAATCTCCAGGAGAgaaataaaacattctttcAATATAGACACATCACATTAAAGAAGTCAACTACTGACTTCATACTATTCCCACTTGTTtctctacataaaaaataaaaacacatatattaatttctttatcttGCTGTTGTATTTACAGATTGGTACGTGTATTGCACTTTATTGCTTCAATTTGTTAAAAGGATTGGTACAAACTAAAATTCATTCCTTCTGTTTGTTTTCATTCAACTCACTGTTTGATGACAAGAGTGACACTAGAAGGAGGACTGGAGTACTTAATTGTGGTTCATGCATATCATAAAACCAAACAGAAACCTTTAGACAATATTTAATCAAAGTTCAATAAGGAACTTACGGCTGGTTATGACATCAATCCTGACATTTTGAATTAACACTGTGTGACCTAATATTTCCAATATTAAAACTTCTCACTATGACTCATAATCCCTTCCTTTTTAAAAGACTTAAATTGACATGTAAAATACCTAATTTACAGGATAAGTGATAATGAGAACAAATCATGGTTATCAATAAAGGTTACTTTACATTCTATATGCACTCAAAAATAAGGATAAAAACAATAGAATGAATTATGTTTGAAACACTCTCTTTTTTGAAGCAGTTTATAATATAGACTAAATTGGTGTACCATTTAATGATATAAAGCTTATATTGTCagaaatcaaatttattaaaaggTTACGAGCTACAGTTCCATCCCTCccttttttctcaaaatcacCAAAATCTTAACAACAAACAGTGATTAAAAcataaacttttgaaaaattcaatatgacatgtaaaaaaaaaatgaaagttaagcattaccccccccccccccccctcctcctaAACATATTTCCACTGATAAAATGAATTCACAGATATTGTGAATCAATGTTAATATTTTGTCCTTTAGAGGTTTAAAAGGattagaaattttcaatttttataacaAGTTGACATTACTTtggttttatcattttttgttgaatacaattttaaaaaaaatgttgaaaagtcCATCCAAAAAACTCAATGTTCATAAAAAAAGTACTGACATCTTTTGAAGAAGCAATGAAAGTGGAATGCTTTTACAAGTCTAGGGTTTTGTCCCAGCAAAAATATCCCTGATATAATAATTTCACACAATTTCAAATGATATCTTTACAATGAATATGAGCGTCTCTTACATTAGAGATTTCCTAATATAATACACACTCAAACAAAAAACCACACAATCAACTTCTGTCACATGTTTACCATAAAACCCCCACTGAATGTTCTCTTCCTCTTGCTCCCCTtccaatcaattaaaaaaaagacttcTTTCAATCAATATATTAAGCATACAAGAAAGTAAATAAAGGTATGTTAGATATACACCATAAAACACACCTGCTTCAGATGTTGATAATAATGACTTCATTTCAGGTCTTAAAAATCTGCAAACCAGTAGAAGTACCGTAAGTCAGGTAATTTTCATGATGACCTAATTTTCACTTTATTCGCGATCTCTTTTAAATCACAAATTATTGAGTGCGCAGAAATTATATTCTGTATCATTTTCaataagaaactttttaaatggcaaaaaatgactgacataattaaaaatgctacacaTTTTTCACATTTCCCCAAATTTTGAGACACACGAAAATAACCAGATATACGGTATGTGATATACAAGTACCGGTACATATGCAGAACTTCACCTCCCCCCAAACATTATAATCTCCTAAATAAATAGCTACAATAATATTACATTAGATAATGTtcctaaaacaaaacaatataaatgatTATTATATAATCAAATGATCACTGAGGTGTTTTCTGAATAAATGTTAATTTCCTTTGAAGACATAACAgcaaattacaaaataattgaacaaaataaaactaataacaGATTACTCAGCCTAAACAAAAtcagaataattaaaaaaaaaaagacagctAACTTTGAATCACAGAGTGGGGAGCTAAGAAAGAGTTATGAACTGCTTTCTATCAAACTCTCTGTCTGTTCCCTGTCCATTTCTCGTACTCTGAAATAAGAAACAACACTTAGTACAATTTAGTACATCACAGTTCACAATATACCGTAtagaaatcatatttttaatcaaacattgtcttaaagttaaaattaactacttatattttgataatccaGGATGAGAAAAACtgtcatattgttaaaaaaaaaataaagtagttACAGTACTTTAATGatcatttcataaaattagaaaacaaaaaaacaattcaaCTCTGTGACAtgacacaattaaaaaaaaaactctgaaGTAACAACAATTCAAAATAAGTCCTGTTTTATGCAGTGTTTTATTCTAGAAGCTGATCTGACAGAACAGATTTGCAAGAGCAATATTAATCAGTGAAGCTACAGGTACCAGCTATTAATGAATCAACAGCTGTTAATAAAACACAAAGATTATACCTATTAAACACATAATGTGCTCCTGTTCTGTAAAATCAAGATATTGAATGATATAACCAAGGTATTGGGTTGATGCAAATTCGCCATCTAGGTACTAGGGTATCACTCATAAAATCAAAGTCCTGGATTGATCTAACTCAAATTTTAGACTAACCTATGTTTTACAATTGAATGAGTAAAAAAGAGCTTGGATTTGCAAATGAACTCAATAAATGTTAAACAAATGAAGTCAAGGAATGTAATGCAAATAAATTTCAGCCTCTTGAAAAAGAGTGACTGTCAAtgtatttaatcaaaaattaaGGTGCTGTGTatgatttgagttttttttataattcgaTCAATGTACTAGGTGCTTTTGATTTATGAAATCAGTGTCTTTCATTAGCAAATTTGATCCTAAATAAATTTTTAGAGGTTGGAGATAAATGTACTTTTGATCATTTACCCATTTGAACACAATGGTTACTATGCCCTCCTAGGTATCTACAGATCAATATCTTACATCCACCACCTTAAATAAGAACATGTAGTtcttttagatatatatatttcaatttcattaacCTGCAGGGTCATCACTCTTCTTAAATTTTACCACAAAACTGAAACCATTCCAACTGACCACcacactaccccccccccccccccccaaaaaagatttttgttatttcagaataataattctaaaatgCATAAAACAGATAATATTTTCACAACTCAATGAACTAGAATATGATAAAGAAAACAGATGTTTGAATATCcttaacatgtacatttaagaaGTGAATAAGTGATATCatcatatgatatattttctttgatgatacAAGTATTTACATACAGTAGTTTTCCCAATTTTATTACCAAAAAGTATAAGATTTTCCCAGTCACAGTCTTTATACAAAAGGAGTGCTGTAACAACCCTTAACCTTAAACTCAAAAGGATGGACCAAATAAAAATGGCCTGGTGAGGCCTATCTCATGACACAGTTTGCCTTTAAACACAAGAAAGGAACACAATCAACATCAATTTTAAACTCATGATTTTACAGATAGGAAAGCTTATGCAATATTACCCTTAATTCTTACCACTCCAATCTTAAATACATTACAGTGAGTCTACATTATAGTTTCAACATGCCAGCTGTTTTTACATTAATGTCTACACTGTCTGGtctattttaatacatgtacatgtataatgttccACTCCACCCTGCTGATCCAGAACAAACACTTGTTCAGAGACATTCACTATACATTTATCTAAGCACTTTGAATATATTACCCAGACTGTCTTATGTTTGAAGCAACCATACCATAGTCTTTGTCACAACTGTATATAAtcacacaaaatatttcacaaagcTTGTCAATGAGACTTGTCTCCTCTAATAGTTACAAGTCCAATTTTCATCGGCATTAAATCTTAAgtttacaaacatttttctgaaaaattactTCAaggtacctgcagcccagccgatgtgaaacttatgtcataaaatatatttaccagaatttaatgcaaaaaaaccgcatcaaaatcaatgcaaaaataacagAGTTACTCCacttcaaagtggctatttttacctgctttgagaaatctaatcaagagaaaataGAATTAGGCGAAAACAAGACCAGCAGAAGTGACTTCACAAATTCAACAGGAGGGAAATTTCCTTTTAAAGCTATACAAAATAAACTCAATTTTACAGCCcaaatgattgatataggtctgatgttttgacatctctagttattttaagtattgtagatttagaaatttgtatccgtacCGGAAATTATTAAGTTACagtcagatttctttttaaagaattttaaaatttgctattctTGTTGCCTTTTTATCGATGATTacgatatttttaaacatttgcatgggcagatttatgttcattattcattttttgattacataacATTCTTTCTCAAATGAATGATCCGAGACAATgaaacaggtaaactaacgaagctaCTGCTCCAGATACGTGGGTCTGTATACAAATGGTACACGAGTCTGATATACAGGTGCAAtacaatgcaagaaaacgaacagttttcatacaATATTCTTGTATCTCATATAGCAGTGTTGACCCCATGGCGTCAAAGTTCATCTTGCGCCAAATCGGAACCGttgttcaggtgtgaaatctggttttccccaaatatattgaaaactacttatgcgatcgCAGTAAAATTTTAAGGATGATTCTTTTACACATAAACCTCCATAATATCAAAAACaaggatgatgtttttacacataaatCTTcctaatttcaaaaattgaccagcactgcaggtaccctttaagaaatgaaatttatattttttctgtggATACAgacatcaacaaaaaaattgggAAAAAGAACGTCTTAAAGTGTGTTTAGAGTATTGAAGACGAAATTTCCTtccaaatcaaaattaaaacctgatattcatttatctttttttgtcaataacaaCAAGGGAATATCTTTATATGTACAGAAATGgactgaaattgaaaaaaaaaatctgcaccCAAGCCAGGCAAGTTGCCAATGTCTTCAAACTgcatttaatattaaataagaaCACTATAATAATATCCTGTGTATTGTAAGCCTCATTAATTATCTTTAGTCCTGTTAATTAAATATCTATCACTTACCTTGGTAATAAACGCCTTCGACAGAAacaatgaagaatttttttgaaGCACAACAGAACAGGATCCCACGTCTCGTAGTGAGTCAGCAGACTTACCGCGAAGAATGCGATAAACACAGGAATCGAGCCCACGTAAAACAACCAGTTATAGTTCACCTAAATTGAACCAATACCTATTGTTATCTTAATCAGCACAGGAAGCATAAATAAAAGTAGAATCGCATTCGCCAATAGACTTATCTTCAATCTTGTCACAACAGataatcatatttacatttgatCAATTCGTGTCTCAATAGAAAACTACATTTActctttataaataatttttattcatactgaaagaaaatttacatatttaactTCTGTATACAGGAAAATGTTCACCTTCAATGTCGAAGTTAAATCTGGGCAAATTCAAATGTCTggatttatctcccttttaacaCAACTTTGTCTGGGCGATTTCATGATTGGACAAAACCATTTGCAAAAGTAgaatggtgaaaaaaaaaaaaacttgggtgaaaataaccctgtatacagtaatttcAAAGATAGGTTGAATGCTATGATGCTAAGAAAGCCATACCCCTTTCCATAAAACATCAGCCATCATAGTGAGGGGAATGGTCAGACTTAGAGCAAGTGTGGCAATTAAAGATGAAGTCAGAAAACACCCCCTACAACAAACATTTGTATACAGTACTCATATTAAAATCATTGGTTTTTACATTATGAGCAATTGATTTCATTAGCAAGTGCCTTCTCAGCCAattataaagataaatttaCCAGAGCCATAAGACTTCCGACAACACAGTTCCAACTAAACCGTTAATTGCAATGAACAGCCACTGGCGAGAATCGGGCATGACGAACACTTCAGACCCGCTGAAATGTAGAACAAAGAAACCCGGCCACAGCAAGAGAACACACAGTAGCCCGACAAACCCTGTAATAGAGGATCACACATCTTATACAACAATCCTAAAGCAACCAACAAAGGAAAGTAATGTTCATAACTAGATGATAAGCTCAGAGATGTTTAATAAAGGAATTGAACTGTATCTAATGATTTGTGTTATGTTAGCCTTTAAAAAAGAGCAACCATAACAGACTGGGTTAAAAATCACATCTCGTGATTCTCATCACAAAGCGATTTCTTCCTATCAATTACTTTTTCTTTGTCTCTAATTGatattgattcttttttttatttttacgtaAGATAGAGACTCAtggtaaaaatttaaaattgtgagGCGATATCCAACAATAATTCTGGCAAACGTATTTCAGCATTTACCAGACAGTACATTACCAAAGAACATGGTGATGTCCAGTTTGTCCTCATGATCAACCCGCCGCCTGAGTGACACCAGGTACAGGGCGTATAGCATGGAGCCACACAGTGCCCACAGGGCCCCCACGGGAATCTGGTCCTCAAATCGAAGGTCAGCCAGACTGACCATCACAATGCCaccaaaactaaaaaaataaccatATATAGACTTACAGCAATCACCAAACATGTTCATTCAGTTTATTTTCTCACAGAAACAAGTAGgattgaatattttgtttaacttttatatataaattgtacCGGTATATGCTGATGAGGGGAAAGTTTCAATACAAAGGTAAATTTTGACTCTAATAAACTGACTATAgtaatttcatcaatattcgttgaataccaattttcgtggattttgtttataagttgatccacgaaagtaaatgttcattgaagtgcaatttctattaacattttgtattgatgggatcattggccacgaattcacatatccttgaaactgtgattttcattttatccttgaaaattgatgcccttgaatattaatgaaaccacagtaaattACTGTTAGATACTTCCAGATAACCAGGTTAAGTAAGAATTTTACCTGAGTAGAACTGCAGAGAGTTTGGAGAGAGTGAATCTATCAGCACTGGAGCTGGGATAGATCGCTGCACAGATGAGGGTGAACAGCCCTGACGTCGAGGATAAAACATTCACAATGCCCGCCTCTGTGTCCTTCAGAGCCTCCTGGTAGGAAAAATTTCCCACAAACCACTGCAAGCAGATTATAATGAAGTCAACTTTAAATGGCAACAAGTTTAGATAGTGTCAAAGGGATTAAAATATAAAGTGAAAAACAACAATTATTGGGACTGAGACTAAAAAATCTCATGTAGAcctatatgaattttaaattgatgCAAAAGTAATATATGGTATTGGATAGAGTTATATTCTGTTTGAAAACTTCAGAAGAAGcagaaaattttatataaaaaaatcttttcttctaaaatttagataaagattcaattacaattaaaaacaagaggatatttgatataaacataaaaaaaatttcattagaatatgacatcataataaacaatgttattagtcccctactgGTTTTCACcagaggggactatagctttcctctgcgtcggtcagtccatctgtctgtctgtccatctgtccgtctgtctgtccgtctgtctgtcccacttcagttttccagacttttttctttatgcatttgaggaataatatgaaatttgctgaacagcttcaaaatgtcaaactacagatcaagtttacacttttgtagcatcTGGTTGacattttcgagaaaattaattttttatattccaattttttaatgtccgGGTTCGTTATTGGGCTcggtgtgtatcaaataaacgaGGAAAATATGTTGTCattaataatatcgtgcatttcttggaccattccttttattgtttctaacaaacaaataagttctgtaaaatagtgtcaagcattgtgttgtaaatgttatcgacagggttttttgtattattacaatcaggttcgttatcgggttggtctgttgagacggtaagaaatgatatgctgcataacagtgcattgttttcacaaatttctacaaaccggtaggggacgtgtattgcttatgcaatactctctgAATGCTTGTTAAAATTTAATCCCAAACAAATATATAACTGTTACAGTACGGTAattgataaagatttttaagttgcaattcatgaaaaaagatttcaaattttattaagaATTTCTCCATGATATTAAAGGCAATGACAAACACCAAAAGCACACAAGGCAGAAAATCTTACCAACAAACAGAACAGTAGAGCCAGCTTAGCCACTTGTTTGACGGTCAGCTTAGACATGGCTCGTAATCGAGATTCTTCTGCTCGCAGAGATGCTGAGTATGACAGTCTTGCAATAAGTGCTTCCTCTGCATACGCctctacaaaataaaaaataaaggccatcaaagaaataagaattgtaaattttgaaaaatgtaaaaattgcaaattttgaaaaaagtatgaattgcaaattctgaaaaattgcaaaaattagaaGTGTTAATAGCTCAGACTTACCAGAAAGCTGACGAACTTCATTGACTTTGCTGAATCTGACGGATCGACTTAAAGAAGTAGCTATAATTAAACCAAACACAAAAACGTTATCTATTAGCCTAGCTGCAGCTCTATGGTAAAATTAATGGCCAACCAAATAGCTTAAGTTctgaaaatgcaaaaaatcatGCAATGTGAAACAAACAAAACTTGTTAGTTTTGGATCCTAACATATTTTGTGGAATTATTGTAAGCACATTCTACAACTGAATTTATCTCATTGCTTGCCTCAGGCTCTTTCTTAAACATCCATACCAAACAAGAATTCATATACAGATTGAAAGttgcctttttttaaaaaaacccgaaGAGTGTTAACAAACCAAACTCCTTCACTTGACATGCAGCTTACATGCAATTAAGAGACAGAAACATTAGTAAAGAATTTTTATCTGatgaaaacatttatacagAATGTGTTAGGAAATTAGTTAAGTTCAAAGACGGTGCAATTTTTCTGTGccaaaaattttaagatttttgttgttgcaaaAATGGAACTGTATCAATTTGGTCTGTCATCTTGAGTTTTCTATACTTCTTAACTCTTATAATAGTTGGCATATTTCATGTTCATTCTGTAATCTCTATATTTCAGATGATCTTTATCTCAAAACCAAATAGTTATTGAATTTTTGTGTGACTTTTGTGTATATTACCTCTAATACACTGTACAATAATATTGGAGGTAATAGGATTTACCGTaatacaaaacatcaatttgaagttaaaatCAAACTGGAATCACTG from Crassostrea angulata isolate pt1a10 chromosome 7, ASM2561291v2, whole genome shotgun sequence includes:
- the LOC128155418 gene encoding solute carrier family 35 member F5-like isoform X1, which produces MFGLHGLSKVKRLILGICVLLVVDLIWVASSELTEYIFKDAHFDKPFFTTYVKTSMFSVYLLGFLIFEPWRSQCKKSGTKNTPMTINSNDIEGDSSQDVLSEPQYVPAKFDDKASGTESDDSTSLSRSVRFSKVNEVRQLSEAYAEEALIARLSYSASLRAEESRLRAMSKLTVKQVAKLALLFCLLWFVGNFSYQEALKDTEAGIVNVLSSTSGLFTLICAAIYPSSSADRFTLSKLSAVLLSFGGIVMVSLADLRFEDQIPVGALWALCGSMLYALYLVSLRRRVDHEDKLDITMFFGFVGLLCVLLLWPGFFVLHFSGSEVFVMPDSRQWLFIAINGLVGTVLSEVLWLWGCFLTSSLIATLALSLTIPLTMMADVLWKGVNYNWLFYVGSIPVFIAFFAVSLLTHYETWDPVLLCFKKILHCFCRRRLLPRTGAHYVFNRVREMDREQTESLIESSS
- the LOC128155418 gene encoding solute carrier family 35 member F5-like isoform X2 is translated as MFGLHGLSKVKRLILGICVLLVVDLIWVASSELTEYIFKDAHFDKPFFTTYVKTSMFSVYLLGFLIFEPWRSQCKKSGTKNTPMTINSNDIEGDSSQDVLSEPQYVPAKFDDKASGTESDDSTSLSRSVRFSKVNEVRQLSEAYAEEALIARLSYSASLRAEESRLRAMSKLTVKQVAKLALLFCLLWFVGNFSYQEALKDTEAGIVNVLSSTSGLFTLICAAIYPSSSADRFTLSKLSAVLLSFGGIVMVSLADLRFEDQIPVGALWALCGSMLYALYLVSLRRRVDHEDKLDITMFFGFVGLLCVLLLWPGFFVLHFSGSEVFVMPDSRQWLFIAINGLVGTVLSEVLWLWGCFLTSSLIATLALSLTIPLTMMADVLWKGVNYNWLFYVGSIPVFIAFFAVSLLTHYETWDPVLLCFKKILHCFCRRRLLPRVREMDREQTESLIESSS